The genomic window CAATTTCCACTCCCAAAGACTGGCAGGAGTTATTTCTCTCTCAGGATCCCAGTGGCAGTTTTCTCTGTGGGGTCAGTTCATTTCTCCCCGGATTTCTCAGTCCTTCCCCCACTGACTGCTTCGAGCTCCATGTTCCTTGCTCACAGAAAGGTTTCCCTCCCTTGTCCAGATGTGCAATATTTGCAGCTGGCTACACATTTTACTGCTCTCCAGGTCAGCTTGTGTGTTGCTTTACCTCTATCACACATCTTTTTGCCATTTCAGTGTCCCCTGCAAGTTCATCAGCAGTGTCCATCCCCTGTCACAAATTACAGGTTTCTGCAGCTTTCACTTACTTTGCACTTTTACTGACTTCAGCAGGACTGGGGTACCACTGTGGAGGAAATTGTTTTGGGCAAAGGAAATGACAAAACTGTTCCACATCTTTTCATGTTAACTCCCGCCCAACATCACTGGAATGCAGCTTTGGTGTGCACCAAAAATATGCAAGTTTTTACCTTCCAGACCTGTTTTTGGAGCTGAACATGTTCCAGGATGTTTTTGTGCAGTGATACAGCCATGTGTAAGTACGAGAAAGGAAATCTTTAGCTGTTAGATACCTTGGAAGTGTAAAGTATGAAAAGACCCATTAATTTTCTCAGCTAATAATTTCTCTTGGCCTTAGATACTATTCCAGAAGGAGTATTCTCATAAAATGAGTGTGTGGTTTCTTTGCAAAAAATGATCTTTTAATTCCACAGGGTTTTCTATTCAGAAAGTTTTTTGCAATGTATAAATGAAGTACCTCTTTGGCTATAAATGAAgccaattttttccccttcaaataTACAGTTAAATCAATGTTTGACCTTTCCAAGGAGTGGAGTTTTTTCACTTCTTGGATTTTCAGGTGTTTCACTGTTGTAATTTATTGCTTCATTTAGTATTGAATTGGACAAGGGATGATTATTTGAGGCACTACCTTGTTGAGATCTTTCTTTTGCTGATCAAAATACTAAATGTGTAAAATGCAATGTCTGAAGAATTTTTCAGGTGCCAGTGCAAACTAATGAGGTTGCTATTTGCAATAGAAATGCTGTCAAACTATGATGAGTCTATAGACTCTTTTTTCCCTAAGCAGCAGAAATTCAGGGGGGTTTACTTACTCCATATGGGCCTTGAAAACTCCAAAGTATAAGGAAAAGAGTGGAATAAAGGAGGCAAGGTGAGCCAGATGGCAACGGAGGCACAGGGAAACCTCCCACGCTTTGTTTAGTGCAGAGGGGGGAATGTTTTCCATCAGATACTCTCTATCTGTTGGCAAATTCTGGGGTGCCTGTTTCATGCTGCCAGGGTTTTTTATGATCTCTGCACTCCTTCCCTGCAGTGGTTAAACTTTCTGggctttccttttgttttgcctcagtgagcaaaacaaaaacaatatcTCAAAcggggaaaagaagaaaagctccAAACGACTCAAAACCCAAACGCAGCGCAGGCACTAAATCCCCTTTGAGGCCACCAGGTGGCGACACCGAGTAAGGAATCACGCCGGAGGGATCCCCGCAGCACCTGGCGGGACCCGCCGGCGCGGCCGCAACATCTGGAcatctccctgcagcccctccatacccacccacacacacagctccagccgGGCCGACGGCACCTGCTGAACACTGAATAAAGTAACTGTCCCTTCAGAGCCGTCAATGCCGTCTCGGCTGGCGGTGCTCGTGCTGCCTGTCACCCCATCTGTCTGCTGGCGCCCACAGCCACCTCTGCATGGCTTTGGTGTGGCACCGAGGCCATCAGCTCCGTGCCAGCCTTGGATTGGAACTCTCTTTGCCTCCTGGAAGCACAGCGATCACCTTCTGGTCAAGCAGCTGAGGAGTGGGCAAGGAAGGAATAGTTCATTTTCTTGAGATATAAATGAATTACATGTGTTGAAATGCAACTGCACTGAATATGGGTTTCCAAGGGAGACACGGGCTTCCTCTTCCCTTGTTCTCCTCGAGTTTAAGTCACTGAACAAGTTGCAGAATCACAAAAtcgcagaatcacagaacattcaggttggaaaagacctctgaaatcatcgAGTCGAACGTGTTACCCAACACTCTGTCACCTACACCAGGGCGCTGAGTGCCACTGTCAGGCGTTCCTTGAAGacctccaggggtgggcaccctgggcacccccttccaatgtctaatcaccctttccatgcagaaattcctgctgctgtgccccctgcctctgccctggcCAGCCTGAggcccttccctctcctcctgtccctgtgccctggagcagagcccgaccctccCCATTCTCCCATAAGGGAGTCGCAGAGAgcagaaggtcccccctgagcctccttttctccagctgagcccccccagctccctcagcccctcctcacaggacatgctccaaacccttcaccagcttcattgccccACAATTAAAAcgcatatttttctttctgttaaaatatACAGTTTTTATGTTCTGCTGTGTAAACCTCTAAACTGAGctattttcaaaaagaaataatatcaGCATGGCATGTTTCTATGATAAGGCTCTTTCATTTCCTTGAAAATTTTGTTGTCATGGAGCAATAAATCTGAACTGACTCTTGGGGCTTCTATAATTACTCCAGAACTGCCTGAAAGGCAacacaaagcaagaaaattgCCATTGTTGCTTAATTGAAGACACAAGAATTTACattgatttctttctcttggaCTTCCTTCAAGGAACACTGGAATTATACTGAGGTTCTCTTTGTTCACAGTAACATCCTTTAAATCCAGACCAGCTCCCTTGACTTCCGTGCAGTCAATATGGACTCACACAAATGTCAGCAAGGCTGAGGTCTGGCCCTAATTTGGGACACATCTGCCAGCACAGATGGTGCTCAGAGGGATTATTGTCATGTCAGTTTTTTACCTTTGTTGGAGACTCTTCTGAGCATGGAGGGAGCCCAAGAATTTTAGAATCCTACAGGTGGTGTTatccctcctggctgtggctggggAATTCGGCCCTGGTACCCAACTAAAACAGGGTGGCTTATATAAACAGCCACATGGCTAAAATTGTCACCCTGTGCCCAATCTGTAAGGGCATTCACtgtctgtgaggagcagctccatTGAAATActcccagctgctggaaaatTCATCTCCTGGCTCCCACTTTGCATGACTGCACCCAGTGGTTTGCCACACCCTTCATTCATGCAAAACTCCAAAGTGGTCATGCAGAGTTTTGTCTGAGCAATAAATACTGAATTTGTTTGACAGCTGTGaatctaataaaaaaaaaaaaacaccaacaccAACACCAAAAACCTTCtacctttaaataaaaaattttgttGTGATCAACAAAATTTAAGCTTTTGATTCTTCAAAttggtattttttcccctgctggttgTTTTGATGCTTTAGAAAGTGAACAAGGGGCAATGCTTTCTAATAAAAGTTGGAAGAGTATTTTGTAGCACATACAAGCAGCTTGCATGCCATGAAGTAGAATatgtctttattttctgctaTTCAAAATGTCCTGCTGTCTCTTTTTTGCTTGATTAGGCATACAGTGTGTCTATTTGCTGTCTTAAGGTGAAAAAAAGCCTCTGCTGATTGCTCTGCAAGCTTTACTTGTCTAAAGAATTCAGGAGCTGGTTTTACAGGTGTCACTCCTTCGAGAAAGTATTGCTTTTATGACAGAGAAAGAGATGTTGCCATTCTTGAGCTCTGCTTTACTGAGGAGTGAGAAACCTTACAGGTTCTGTGCATTATTAAATATTGCTTTAAAGGATAAAAACTCTTGAGCAGAGCAGTACCAAGTCTGTATGACTAACACCACAGTGTAAATGTTAAAAAACAGATTCCCAGGAGTAAAAGACAGAAGGGTAAGATCTTTCTGGATTGATCTGATTTACCTGAGTACTTTTGCCAGCACAGGTTTAGAGTACATTGTAGAGTGAGAAGGAATAATACAACTAATTCTACAACAGCACAAATCAGGGGCATGTCCTGTATTCAATATTCTCCCTAAAAAGTTGTGTGAGAAGAAAGTCAAACCAAACACATTGAGGCTGACATGCAAAACTGGAAATGCAATGAGACACATATGGGGAGGAAATTGCATTCCAACCACTTGATTACACATTTCAAACAGATTTCTGGGGCCCACAAAGGAGATTGATTTGGGAATGTGACCTTGGTGATATCTCTGTATATCTGGAGTTGCTGCAGTGACACCACATTAGCCCCATTAACTCTGTAAGACCTCCCTggtcctttctttttcccctaaGCCTATTTTAAGCGAgcaattaataatttttaaatttgagCTCTTATGTAATAGATCATTTCTAATAGCAATTACTCATGTAACATGCAAATAAGTCAAAAATATGTACTCCGTTGTTTTCcgcctctcaatacattctgctaacattgctaTGTCAGCTTTCATGGAAGagttttctcaaggaaatatttcctgccagaagatcctgcctttgtgatcggtttcccacatctggacttgactacgtgccaaaaaacatgtgtagaagttggaaaagcattataaaaacctgaagatgaattcggaagttggaggaacaagagacaaggagaaactagggAATCTCGCCTagttttcttctgatctctcctctcagctcgtcttaccttccttccaacaccaccagccgtCATCTGCCTCGAgagagagactgcttgtcagcctggagagagaaCATCGGCCTAGAGCGAGACTGCCTGGCAgcctgaatagtctgtgactgtgtgtgaggtatatcctttctctgaatttttctcttacaggctaaaataaagcaccctcttttgcagctaaaCCAGAAGCCAGCCAGTCCGGTCTGAGGGGAAATAAcggcattttgcatttcaaagactcaccatccTCTTGCAGCTAATAGATACAAAGAGAGAAACTGCgtttcccccctcctcctctctgtTACGTcgataaggcactcaagtagttttctcatggtggtatcttttctctacctctataaataatcttaagcattttcctaacttttcttatttttcctctttttctttcacatctctctagcaatcaattaataaaaatcagttttttggtatttacagataacttgtttgagttttaattttgcttaagagaatgattcgaacttgtagttcaatctgcatcaaaattaatcagatctgaacgtcacaaCCCATCAGGCATATTCTCAACTGAACAGTTTGCCCCAGCAGATCAGATTCAGATCCCCAGTGCTTTACTCCTTTTGGAGTTGCTCTGAATCACTTAGGGTTAACCAAAAGCAGAAGGCTTATGTTTTTCAGGATGTAACCCAGAAAATATGTCAAAAGGCAACTGTAACCTCAGTCAGGGCTGCCCAAATGAGGAACTCTGAATCAGAACCATCCATGATACAGACTAAATGCAGGTTCACATGTTCAACACCAAATTTTCTTTACATGAgaaatttcaaatgtttttagACAGAAAAAGGTACAGAGCCAAGGCAGCTACCAATAATAAGACTAGGGAAAGAAAACCCTCCcgccacagccacagcactgagAACTCAAGTGGGGCCCCTTATCAGGTAGAAATAAAAGCTGCAACACCTGGAGCAGGTAACAGCTGGGGGATTGGCTGCACCTGAGCAGGAGTGGCAATGAGAATAAAGGGAGGTGCTGAAGGAAGGAGTATGTTCTGATCATGGGCACCTGGAAGAGGCAGTAGGAGTGGCTGCCTTCAGGGAGGCAGGGGATGGGGAGCTCTTCAGCAGAGGCTGCATCTCAAcagtctttttccttctgtggaaGTTTCTGGAGGACTCAGGCATGGGCAGCTCTTGGGTTGTAGTGGCATGTTGCTGCTTGGGACAGCTCTATGCAGGTAAGCAACACTTATGCacagtttcttcctttttgtttgttccttctgtttgtgcctcttccttttatgtttcttttacttttttggcatttattttgtttagttttgtttgggtGTCCTGTCTCTGCTATAGGACCTGTATTAGGAGTTCAGCCCAGTACTCTGTTGAAAGACTGCTGAAGTTTCTCTACTGAAGCcaggcaggaaaggaggagCCAATGACTCTCTCTCTTCAGTTTTAAACTTCCCCAGGAGACTCAAGATGGGATGAGCTTCTGTGGGCAGGGGGGAAGTGTCTGACACAGACTTGATTCTAATGCCTTTTGCTTTTGCCAGTGCCTTTCCCAGACAGTTTTCCCTTCTATAAGACTTTGCTAAATCTCTCACTCTGTATGTTATCAAGCCTGGTTTTAAAAACTTTATTAAGACACCTTTCTGTTAATGGATTCCAGAGCTGACTGTGCTGGTTCCCACGGGAGAGGAAAGCTCTGTGGGCCCTTAATTACAGGGGTTTGAGCCCCTCCTGTAATGAGGCTTTGCCTGTGCCCTTCTGAGGTGATGTGATCCTTGTGCTGGAGAAGCCACATCCCTTAGTGCCCTCACTAAATCCTTGAGTTGCCCACTTTGTGTTAAAGCAAAGCCCCTGACTTAGCCTTTcccagggcaggtgggatgGTTCCTGCTCAGCTGCAATTTGTATCATTCTTTTATgcttttgtgttgtttgttgGAACAGCCAGTCCTCCCTTTTGAGTCAGAGCTTGTAcggggagaggagaaaaaaaatcttaacatGTTTTTTTGGTAACTTTGCTTTTAGATCAAAGCCTGAAGCCCCAAATTGCAGCTCCTCAGCTCACTACAAACAAGCCTACTCTTACTACAATTGCTCTCCAAAAGCTATTCTGTGTGTTTGACAGCTCCCTGAACCCAAATAAATCTTACACCATATACTTGTATGCAATGAAGGAATCAGGTGAGTGACATGTATCTCCAGAAGGGAGCTGTGTGATTAACCTCTGCATGAAATCCTCTACAGCTGGATGGGAGTGGGGCTGAATGtggcaaagaagaaaaatctgcagCTGTGAGCTCTGTACGGCTGAGCCTCTGATCTCAGTTCTCTCCAGGGTGTTATTACAAAATACAGCATAAATAGCTGTGTGCTCCAGTGGGGCTGACTAACAGTGCAGGTGGTGGCAGTGTGCTGACTCTGGCAGGTGTGCAGCAGCACTTTGAGCTATACAGCCCACACCTTGCTCACAAAACCAAGTGCTCCACAGTCTGACACTTTATCTTTGTCTGAGCATGAAAAAGCACCAGCTCCCCTAAGCAAACCTCCTGGGAAGCAGTGGGTAACTGCTGCCGTCTGTTTCGTGGCCAGGGCAGCCAACCCTTGCAAGGACTAGGtgactgatttatttttcttttactaggGCAAGCCATGCTAGACCTGTGGTCACAGATGCCTGGCCCGCAGCTCCATTCATAAAATGGATTTCATAACTCTTGGCAGTGAGCaggatctgccttccctgttccctgctgctctggcagacTGGCTGAAGGccacctggggctgctctgggagctggCAGGAATAAATGCCCTCCTGATTCCTTACACCTTCTCCCCTTAGTGCTGGATGCAGCTTCCTTTTCTGAAGGAGAAGGGACCttgaggggcagcaggagaatTGGCCAACAGACAAAACTGCCTTAAAACTTCCACTGCTGGCTGTTGCTGCTTTGGGCACAGTGGAAGGGGCAGGCCTTGGATGGTGGAAGCTGTAACCACAGACCTATCCCATACAGGTGTGACTGGGTGGCCTCTGAGGCCTGTCCTGTGCCTGCAGGGGACGTCTTTGTATGTCCAAGCCAGGCTGCAACAGAGTGATGAGCAGATACACCTGCAAGTATGTTTTGTGTTAGAAATGACATCAATCACCCCATTTTCCTACAGAGATGGGTGGATTTGTACCAGATGGGTTCCAAACAGAGAAAGGTCTTCTGCTACTTTTAAAGCAAGCAGAAGCAAACTTGTTACTTGGCAGACTGGGAGGAATTTTGTTTGGATTTGTCTCTGGACTGCAGGGAAGCACACTGGCTCACCCCAGAtgcctcctggagcagggagaaggaaaaatttcagagaacttaattttcttaacacCTTGTGTTTAGCTCTGGTAAGGAGATGCATCAGGACGTGACAAAGTTGAGGGTATAAGGAATTTCTGGAGAATTATGTGTAGCTTTTGGTTCCATCCATGGTAATGTCACTATCAGACTTGCTCTATCTagtaaagtttaaaaaaaaaggaaacaaacccaaaacataacaaaacccagaaaacctCCCATAAAAGAATCCTGCTTAGGTTTAACTGTTCACCAGAGCCAGGCTAAGAGTTATTGAAGTGGAgactgggagagcagggagatgTGGCTGTGAGGAAGATAAAGTGCCTCAGGTAGTATCCGTGTCCCTGCTATTGGCTCCTGTGGAAGAGAGGTGTGTCACAACTCCTCTGACTTAGCATTGACTCGAATTACATTTTTAACCTGTGCCAGAAATTTCCCTCTTTTAAAACAGGCTCAGTTTTGCACTGGATCACAGCACTTGCAGGAACATTGCTCCAGTAGAATGCTTCCATACAGAAATGGTTCCCACTGTATTGCAGCTTTGGAAAAACTGGGGTTCCTTTGCTGCTGACAGCACTGGACAGCTGAAGGGATAATTTTATCCACAGCTACAGAACTTGGGAGCATCTCTCGGGACTTGTGCCTTGGCTTTGCAGCAGGAAGGCTTGAGAGCTGCAGCTAAGCTTCCAAAGCCTACTGGGTGCAATGTCGCAATTTCCTGGAAGCTGAGAAGGCCTTCAGAATGCCCTGGAATAACTGGAGTGCCTGGCTGACCAGGAATGGGGATACATATGTGCTCCTACAGCTCTGGGAGGTTCAGCTGCTGTGTGACCAGAGGCCAaagggctgctgtgccagcagacAAAAGCTGTGACTCAGGAACTCTGTCTTGGCCATAGGATCAAATATGAAATGGCAGGATTTACTGCATGTTTATTAGAGCCATATGTGGCATGTGGGAAGAGCAGCCTTTGCCACCTTCCTTCCCACTCCACCAGACTCTCCTTGGAAAAGAGGAATTTTGGGAGGGTGGCTGCTGAAAAGTAGTGCTCTGAGATACAATGAAATCCTTCACAGTTTGAGGGACAAGTGTAAAAACTTCACCAAGTAATATGCAGGAAGGGGCAGGATCACTGCACAGCCAAACTGgtagctgattttttttttgtttccctttggaGTGTTGTGGAGTAGAAGAGCAAGATGTCAGTCAAATACAGGGTGAGTggcaagggctggacttgataTAACAGCCTTGTTAAAAAGCATCCTGCAGCAAGTGCCATGAGCTCCCTGGTGATGGACCCCAGCAGAAAACCACTGGACAGCACCTTCCAGCAGACAGGTGGGGGGCAGCTGGGACCCTACAGGGCTGACTCGttccctgtccccacctgtGCAGCCCCTCCCAGACCTGGGGACATAGCAGATGTCACCAAAGTTTCTCGGGTCCTGCAACATTACCTCTTCAGAGTTGAGGATGACGGGACTTGTCTCTATGACGCAAACTTCCTTGATGTCTGTAACCCACCTCTGGCACCAGACACAAATACAGGTAGGATTCTAATTTCTTAATAGGTGGTTTCTGCCTGTAAAACACAGTAGGACAGCACTGAGTCTCTAAGTTCTTTTGTAAGGGTGAAATGTGAATTACAAGCCTTTGTCTGAAATGCTCTATATGCCTATTACACTTAATGCTAAGTGTGGCTGTGGGAGGGCTGGCCTTGCTCTAGCACCTGGCAGAGGACGCTCTATGGGGCCCCAGTAGTGCCAGGTCAAATTCGTGAGCCACTGGGAAAATCCATGTGTGAACTGCTAGATCTGTTCCTATGTAATCCAGTGACAGTATGTGACTTGGAACTGCTGGCAGAAATGGATTTTGACTTGAAAATTGAGATTATTCACTGTAACCGAGGAAAATGGGTTTTTGACCTGGTACAGACAATTCGATATGAACTAGCAGTAACAGGCCACTTTattcccagcacacacacttatatacatctttaagactgtaaccttctGTGGATGATGACACTTTGacactgattattggctaataatgctgtttacattacaaagcCTCTCgtaattggctgaccatgcacatctgctgagaaggTCGGCTACAGCCGATCTCATTActtagttcttaaggctacagcacacTGATTTACATAGGCAAGTTCAGCACACAGATGTTGCTGCCCACTAATTCCAATGGGTCCAGAGGAACCACGTGACACCTCCCTCAGAGGGCAAACAACAATAAGCCCAACAATCTCACCTGGAAGAAGCTTTGGACTTTATCATATAAGTACATGATTCTAACCTTAGCCAATGGAGTCAGATG from Pithys albifrons albifrons isolate INPA30051 chromosome 3, PitAlb_v1, whole genome shotgun sequence includes these protein-coding regions:
- the UPK3A gene encoding uroplakin-3a, producing the protein MGSSWVVVACCCLGQLYADQSLKPQIAAPQLTTNKPTLTTIALQKLFCVFDSSLNPNKSYTIYLYAMKESASAMSSLVMDPSRKPLDSTFQQTGGGQLGPYRADSFPVPTCAAPPRPGDIADVTKVSRVLQHYLFRVEDDGTCLYDANFLDVCNPPLAPDTTHRFKYVLIDSTEGIVKGQTLWSDPIKTRRVKLPLQIDLWPEPRSGGMVVITSILSVLLFLLLAGFLAAVCSAVLKPEGPSAEAKSVPQTTQQ